Proteins encoded by one window of Vidua chalybeata isolate OUT-0048 chromosome 10, bVidCha1 merged haplotype, whole genome shotgun sequence:
- the NCBP2AS2 gene encoding protein NCBP2AS2 has product MALLRALLLLLSSPRLVERLSESRPIRAAARVTASALTRGQRDLAPRLLRLRDAFLAELKDGARARGWPWPRGPGRGRRPGSAP; this is encoded by the coding sequence ATGGCGCTGCTgcgggcgctgctgctgctgctctccagcccgCGGCTCGTGGAGCGGCTCTCGGAGTCGCGGCCCAtccgcgccgccgcccgggTCACCGCCAGCGCCCTCACCCGCGGCCAGCGCGACCTGGCCCCGCGCCTGCTTCGCCTGCGCGACGCCTTCCTCGCCGAGCTCAAGGACGGCGCCCGCGCGCGGGGGTGGCCGTGGCcgcgcgggccgggccgcggccgccggcccGGATCAGCACCGTGA
- the NCBP2 gene encoding nuclear cap-binding protein subunit 2 isoform X2, with translation MSSGGTLSILRSDSYAELSQYRDQHFRGTRYDQERLLRKSCTLYVGNLSFYTTEEQIHELFGKSGDIKKVIMGLDKIKKTACGFCFVEYYARGDAENAMRYINGTRLDDRIIRTDWDAGFKEGRQYGRGRSGGQVRDEYRQDYDAGRGGYGKTVQCQ, from the exons aTGAGCTCCGGCGGCACGCTGAGCATCCTGCGCAGCGACTCCTACGCCGAACTCAGCCAGTACCGGGACCAGCATTTCAGG GGGACGCGGTACGACCAGGAGCGGCTGCTGAGGAAGAGCTGCACACTGTACGTGGGGAACCTCTCCTTCTACACCACGGAGGAGCAGATCCACGAGCTCTTCGGCAAAAGCGGCGATATTAAGAAGGTCATCATGGGGCTggacaaaataaagaaaaccgCCTGCGGCTTCTGCTTCGTGGA GTATTATGCCAGAGGAGATGCTGAAAATGCAATGCGATACATCAACGGGACCAGGCTTGATGACAGGATCATAAGGACAGACTGGGATGCAGGGTTTAAGGAGGGTAGGCAGTATGGCCGTGGACGATCAGGGGGACAG GTCCGAGATGAGTATCGGCAAGACTATGATGCTGGAAGAGGTGGCTATGGCAAAACTGTTCAGTGCCAGTGA
- the NCBP2 gene encoding nuclear cap-binding protein subunit 2 isoform X1 produces MSSGGTLSILRSDSYAELSQYRDQHFRGTRYDQERLLRKSCTLYVGNLSFYTTEEQIHELFGKSGDIKKVIMGLDKIKKTACGFCFVEYYARGDAENAMRYINGTRLDDRIIRTDWDAGFKEGRQYGRGRSGGQVGCCTAWGFKGMVTLLNFLILNEHRTISEIAA; encoded by the exons aTGAGCTCCGGCGGCACGCTGAGCATCCTGCGCAGCGACTCCTACGCCGAACTCAGCCAGTACCGGGACCAGCATTTCAGG GGGACGCGGTACGACCAGGAGCGGCTGCTGAGGAAGAGCTGCACACTGTACGTGGGGAACCTCTCCTTCTACACCACGGAGGAGCAGATCCACGAGCTCTTCGGCAAAAGCGGCGATATTAAGAAGGTCATCATGGGGCTggacaaaataaagaaaaccgCCTGCGGCTTCTGCTTCGTGGA GTATTATGCCAGAGGAGATGCTGAAAATGCAATGCGATACATCAACGGGACCAGGCTTGATGACAGGATCATAAGGACAGACTGGGATGCAGGGTTTAAGGAGGGTAGGCAGTATGGCCGTGGACGATCAGGGGGACAGGTAGGTTGTTGTACAGCCTGGGGTTTTAAGGGAATGGTGACTTTGCTAAACTTCTTGATTTTGAATGAACACAGAACAATTTCAGAAATAGCAGCTTAG